From Candidatus Palauibacter australiensis:
TGGCCGACTTCATGGCCGAGCACGGAGGCCTGATCACGGAGGAGGACCTGGCGCTCTACGAGGCGGACGAGTTGACCCCGATCCACGGGACGTACCGGGGCTACGACGTCTATTCGATGCCGCCGCCCAGCTCGGGCGGGACCGGGCTCGTGGAGATGCTCAACATCCTCGAGGGGTACGACCTGGCCGGGATCGGACACAATTCCGCAGTCTACCTGCACCTGCTCACCGAGTCGATGCGGCGCTCGTACGCGGACCGGGCGCTCCATCTCGGGGATCCGAAGTTCAATCCCGACATGCCGCTCGAACGTCTGACCTCCAAGGAATACGCCGGCCGCCTCCGGGCGAGCATCGACATGGAGAGGGCCTCCAGGAGCGATTCGGCGGCCTTCAACGGGGCCTTCCTGCAGGCGAGCGAGGAGACGACCCACTACTCCGTCGTGGACTCCGACGGGAACGCGGTCGCGGTCACGTACACGCTCGAGTTCGGCTACGGGTCCAGCATCGTCGTCCCCGGCGCGGGTTTTCTGCTGAACAACGAGCTCGGCGACTTCAACGCGGTCCCGGGCCGCACGAACTCGCGCGGCACCATCGGGACGCCGCCCAATCTCGTGGCGCCGGAAAAGCAGCCGCTCTCCAGCATGACGCCGACGATCGTCGCGCGTGACGGCCGGCCGGTGCTCGCGATCGGGAGTCCGGGGGGAAGGACGATCATCAACACCACGCTGCAGGTGGTGCTCAACGTCATCGACCACGGGATGACCGGATCGCAGTTCGGCCGGGCCATCGAGTCGCCTCGCATCCACCACCAGTGGCTGCCCGACGTGACCTCGTTCGAGGAGTGGGGCTTCTCGCCCGATACGAAGCGTCTCTACGAAGGCATGGGACACGTGACGCGGACCCGCGGCGGGCAGGGGCAGGCGATGGGCATCTACATCGACTGGGATACGGGACTTCGCTGGGGCGCCTCCGACAGCCGCGCCTTCGACGGCGGCGCTCGCGGAAACTAGCGCCCCCTCCGGCGCTGACGCGGAGTGTTATCCCGGCCGGCTAGCCGGGAGCCGCGCGGCGTGAGGCGGGCCCGAACTTCCGTCGGTAGCGCCGGGTCCAGATGAAGATGGCCGGAACGCCGAGGGCGGTTGGGAGCAGCCACGGCACGAGGGCCAGCGGCCCCGCGATCGCGAACTCCCACAGGCGCGGCGCGCCGAAGACGGCGAACGCGGTGTGGAACGCGATGCCACCCGCCAGCATCGACGCCATGTGGCTGTAGAACCAGCCCATGGGCTCCGAGCCGGGCTTCCTCATGAGTTGCAGCATGCGCAACCCGGTGAGAAGGCCGATCGGACTCAACCCCAGCAGGATCGGCGAGACGCTGGACCACATCCCCAGCGCGAACGCGATGACCGTGACGCTCCCCGCGATGGACGCCCAGGCGAGGGCTTCGTGGAACGGCGTCCGCAGCGCTTCCGGCACCCGCCGTGTGGCCACGGCCCGCATCGCCTGGCGCACCGCCGCGAAGGTCGTCACGCC
This genomic window contains:
- the ggt gene encoding gamma-glutamyltransferase, yielding MPGKHAPLPRKHAFRFAVRTLALCVSGAMVVLAPLAAQSGRMAAPSPGGMVVSSHYLGSEAGQEILERGGNAVDAAVATAFALAVTLPSAGNVGGGGFLVYHGADGEVTTFNFREKAALAATERMYLGSDGEVRDNSNHIGLLAIGVPGTVAGMWKAHQRLGRLPWADLLEPAIRLAEDGMPSTWAMQNWLRSLPGRAGPLYDATRAAFLKDGVRMYEPGETFRQPDLAETLRRIQSDGHDGFYRGKTAKLLADFMAEHGGLITEEDLALYEADELTPIHGTYRGYDVYSMPPPSSGGTGLVEMLNILEGYDLAGIGHNSAVYLHLLTESMRRSYADRALHLGDPKFNPDMPLERLTSKEYAGRLRASIDMERASRSDSAAFNGAFLQASEETTHYSVVDSDGNAVAVTYTLEFGYGSSIVVPGAGFLLNNELGDFNAVPGRTNSRGTIGTPPNLVAPEKQPLSSMTPTIVARDGRPVLAIGSPGGRTIINTTLQVVLNVIDHGMTGSQFGRAIESPRIHHQWLPDVTSFEEWGFSPDTKRLYEGMGHVTRTRGGQGQAMGIYIDWDTGLRWGASDSRAFDGGARGN